In a single window of the Candidatus Zixiibacteriota bacterium genome:
- a CDS encoding DUF401 family protein codes for MDALKLVAVLAAIVIALRKKVPVGITLFGAGVVTALLYGLNLLVLLNGYWELIKSERFISLTAIVVSITILGALLKELGYLTKLTAACRRLPGGGRTAATVLPTLVGLMPMPGGSLLSAPLVDNVLAEGKHSPEFKLITNYWFRHIAEFCWPIYPGLILTEALTGMPIYKVSLLQMPMTFVMASVGLIFITRKIELAGSDSVDTIKALGGIAGAIWPIALAIGLYAIFKLELAIAVVVALVLVSLLTRPETARLKAAFKEGISIKLVFLVFGILSFQTSLELTGAIKSIPTIASSLNLPAELVIFLVCFAAGMLTGMVAAYVGLGYTLLASYLYQPQIVPSHIFLAYISGFLGIILSPTHLCLILTNEYFGSDLLKVYRKFTVPVLIVFAIGLIIYISPWPEMF; via the coding sequence ATGGATGCCCTCAAGCTTGTTGCCGTACTGGCCGCCATCGTAATCGCTTTGCGCAAGAAGGTGCCGGTGGGCATAACCCTCTTCGGAGCGGGTGTCGTAACCGCTCTGCTGTATGGCCTGAATCTGCTGGTGCTGCTCAATGGATACTGGGAGCTCATAAAGTCCGAGCGTTTTATTTCCCTGACAGCCATAGTGGTCTCCATTACTATCCTTGGCGCTCTGCTTAAAGAACTTGGATACCTGACCAAGCTCACCGCAGCCTGCCGAAGGCTTCCGGGAGGGGGCCGCACTGCTGCAACTGTTCTCCCGACGCTCGTTGGTCTGATGCCGATGCCCGGCGGATCGCTTTTGTCGGCGCCTCTGGTGGACAACGTTCTGGCCGAGGGTAAACATTCGCCCGAATTTAAGCTGATCACCAACTATTGGTTTCGTCACATTGCCGAGTTTTGCTGGCCGATATATCCGGGACTTATCTTGACCGAGGCTTTGACCGGGATGCCGATATATAAAGTCTCGCTGCTTCAAATGCCCATGACATTTGTGATGGCCTCGGTTGGCCTGATTTTTATCACCCGCAAGATAGAGTTGGCCGGGTCCGATTCGGTTGATACAATCAAGGCGCTTGGCGGCATAGCTGGAGCGATTTGGCCAATCGCCCTGGCAATCGGACTTTATGCTATATTCAAGCTGGAACTGGCTATTGCCGTAGTTGTGGCGCTCGTACTGGTTTCTCTTCTTACGAGACCCGAAACAGCCAGGTTGAAAGCCGCCTTTAAGGAAGGGATCTCTATCAAGCTCGTTTTTCTGGTGTTCGGAATCCTGTCATTCCAAACCTCACTGGAACTCACGGGGGCAATTAAGTCAATTCCAACTATAGCTTCGTCACTCAACCTGCCGGCCGAACTCGTAATTTTCCTTGTGTGCTTCGCCGCCGGTATGCTGACCGGCATGGTGGCCGCCTACGTGGGGCTTGGATATACACTTCTGGCGAGCTATCTATACCAGCCACAGATAGTCCCTTCGCACATCTTTCTGGCTTACATCTCCGGCTTTCTGGGTATAATCCTGTCGCCGACTCACCTTTGTCTGATTCTTACCAATGAGTATTTTGGCAGCGATCTGCTGAAAGTCTATCGGAAATTCACGGTCCCTGTTCTTATCGTATTTGCCATCGGTCTTATCATTTACATAAGTCCATGGCCTGAAATGTTTTAG
- a CDS encoding aminotransferase class IV, giving the protein MSERPLRTLTTINGRIVKRGQDKISVFDNALLYAEGLFETFLAVDDKIIFETEHLRRLYKGASVIGLTLPVEEPRLRQWMSKTLSLHPDHIKKLRLTVTSGESARWVGVQGPPKVVLSASPHEMPNRPFKLHVSEFKVDHRSIFRVIKTISYAIHAAALKQARARGCDDALLLNENNNVAEVTSANIYWVKRGRIFTPPIGSGCLEGVTRGIVIQQARILGLPIEERNCKLRTLLSADEVFISSSLKLVVGVSLIVADRKSHRISTGPVTRLLHHHFRQMTGLK; this is encoded by the coding sequence ATGAGTGAGCGACCGCTGAGGACACTAACGACCATCAATGGCCGCATCGTCAAACGAGGTCAGGACAAGATATCGGTTTTTGACAATGCCCTGCTGTATGCCGAGGGTTTGTTCGAGACATTCCTGGCGGTAGACGACAAAATCATTTTCGAAACCGAGCATCTCAGACGACTCTACAAAGGGGCTTCGGTGATAGGTCTGACGTTACCGGTGGAAGAGCCGCGCCTCAGGCAGTGGATGTCCAAAACCCTGTCACTACACCCCGACCACATAAAGAAACTCCGCTTGACGGTAACCAGCGGAGAATCGGCCCGATGGGTGGGCGTGCAGGGGCCGCCGAAAGTCGTGCTGAGCGCTTCCCCTCACGAAATGCCGAATCGTCCTTTCAAGCTGCATGTGTCGGAATTCAAGGTGGATCACAGGTCGATTTTCCGGGTCATAAAAACAATATCGTACGCGATCCACGCCGCCGCCCTGAAGCAGGCCAGGGCCAGAGGCTGTGACGACGCCCTGCTTCTGAACGAGAATAACAACGTGGCCGAGGTTACCTCCGCCAATATCTACTGGGTCAAACGAGGACGCATCTTCACCCCGCCGATAGGCTCGGGGTGTCTCGAAGGCGTAACGCGAGGTATTGTTATCCAGCAGGCTCGAATTCTCGGGCTGCCTATCGAGGAGAGAAACTGCAAGCTGCGCACGCTGCTGAGCGCTGATGAAGTTTTCATCTCCAGTTCTCTCAAGCTGGTCGTCGGGGTCTCGCTGATTGTAGCAGATCGCAAGTCACACCGGATATCCACCGGACCCGTCACACGACTCTTACATCACCACTTCAGACAGATGACCGGCTTGAAATAG